In Paenibacillus xylanilyticus, the genomic window GATGGAACATGTCCCGAAGAAAGAGGTGCATTAACCGAATGAAATCCCAGATACCTACGGTGAACCGTGCCACGGGCAAGCTGCAATCGGGCAGCCTTCTGTCACGAATGTACAAACACCGGATGATCTATTTGCTTATTTTGCCGGGACTGCTGTATTTCCTGCTGTTCAAGATTGTACCTCTCTGGGGACTGCTGCTGGCTTTTCAGGATTACAATCCGTTCCTCGGTTTTACGGGAAGTGAATGGGTGGGACTCAAGCATTTTAATGAGCTGTTTGCCAGCTCCAACTTCTACATCATGCTGCGTAACACGCTCGCCATTAATCTGATCGCACTGGTATTCCATTTCCCGCTGCCGATTCTGCTGGCACTCATGTTGAACGAAATTCGGCATGAGACGTTTAAACGCATCAACCAGTCGATTGTGTACCTACCACACTTTCTGTCCTGGGTCGTCGTTGCCAGCATGACGTTTTTTCTGCTCTCCACGGACGTCGGCATTGTGAACAAGCTGATTGCACAGAGCGGCAAGGATACGATCTCGTTTCTATCGGAACCGAATTATTTCTGGGGGCTGCTTACCGCTCAGAGCATGTGGAAGGAAGCCGGCTGGGGAACGATCATTTTCCTCGCGGCGATGGCGGGAGTGGACCCTCAGCGGTATGAAGCTGCCGTTGTTGACGGAGCCGGACGGTTCCGGCAAATCTGGCATATTACGCTGCCTGCCATCCGGCCGACCATTATCATTTTGCTGATCCTGCGCCTCGGCAGCATGGCGGATACAGGATTTGAACAAATTTTGCTGATGATGAATCCGCTCGTTCGTTCGGTTGGAGAGGTATTTGATACGTATTCCTATACGTACGGGATATTGCAAGGCAAGATCAGCATTGGGGTTACCGTGGGGCTGTTCAAGGGACTGGTTGGATTGTTCCTAATTGTGGCTGCCAACAAAATT contains:
- a CDS encoding ABC transporter permease, whose protein sequence is MKSQIPTVNRATGKLQSGSLLSRMYKHRMIYLLILPGLLYFLLFKIVPLWGLLLAFQDYNPFLGFTGSEWVGLKHFNELFASSNFYIMLRNTLAINLIALVFHFPLPILLALMLNEIRHETFKRINQSIVYLPHFLSWVVVASMTFFLLSTDVGIVNKLIAQSGKDTISFLSEPNYFWGLLTAQSMWKEAGWGTIIFLAAMAGVDPQRYEAAVVDGAGRFRQIWHITLPAIRPTIIILLILRLGSMADTGFEQILLMMNPLVRSVGEVFDTYSYTYGILQGKISIGVTVGLFKGLVGLFLIVAANKIVRRLGHEGIY